One Persicobacter psychrovividus DNA window includes the following coding sequences:
- a CDS encoding chemotaxis protein CheB, which produces MNSLTKPIYTIGLGASAEGEQAVEKFILALPASFSDVLIVVQNLPTHQQTDLADKLTEISKFPVAIAEDGTKLKIGHVYVCPVGKFAKIEGASLRLFSADLGQYKHPIDEFFTSLAEEKKRSAVGILMASHSEDGAKGLQAVKHHGGLTIGAAIAENVAVETDLEMVQNDANSDDGALDVEQIMTFLEVHRGQGIVDRSISYSENLELLHLLKIIIDEISIEGGVTIEELLGCLKERKKSLSYRVNSNYRKYVMSHPDEVGFIGRLIKERACAKLNKINSYNFSTLIDHWFRNFEGHQMKVWILGITDSWVIFQFAIAMYRANQRRRIPLNYKIFISDHDTDKLFKVNLNKLYSQDVLGLNISDFKDYFAFGRHRLILKKEVASTLFFNTNQLGIDAPLSNLDAVVCNFKLSKMPAVQYQFAVKSLEFALKKGAYFYMSVEDKSFLAQPLGGFKTLRKIFKRLELYRVEGVNHNPTGEPVDKDKLLDRYIETLNIDAHEKLNHWFQEEFPKVINVGISYFSSSFELIKFNNSFQEYFPNFKFFPGKKINHFFPPNLLEILFLQLEALSEEEDQKFITHAMINHQATDIYLKAFFNDGKLLSFIICIMPTTLSKNSVAAMDLNKHGDYMHQVLRDELFETQLSADIIRKEAQKASTELHEVNEKLLLSNEEFQTANEELQSLNAELMTVNSEFHDQNLELRQLNSDMMSLMRNSNIGTVFLDGELEIKRYSPLMEQFFGIQKSDLGRCYEDLAALHKALGLRSFLYGIISSREVYEDEIQLENKKWYLRKVCPSINEYSVAEGVVVTFIDIDELKKEQNKVQAKEKKLSSLISATSTCFTTVDLHGRISFCNKNIWNNNQRHLMGLNFLEVVEDLQIVDLPFLFKKVNLTGQNFTFDHHFDHRLYGVKHYTNVISPVIVGGHIQEYYIISTDITEIIEAKTQLESSNADLERFAYIASHDLQEPLRTIINFAKLIEKNEDIADNAELKQYLSFIDQASARMSDQVQGLLEHSRIGRKRAYEEVDLVEMIQEAESDLSLTIAETQARIIYPESSVIIWGSGIEVKLLFQNLLNNAIKFRKTDVYPRIQIEVKNYASYVEVFVKDNGIGIAEKYHEKIFMIFQRLHNRADYEGTGIGLAYCKKIVESHGGKISVVSDGETGSTFIFTLPKYINNA; this is translated from the coding sequence ATGAACAGTCTTACAAAACCGATATACACCATTGGCTTGGGTGCAAGCGCTGAAGGCGAGCAAGCCGTAGAAAAGTTCATTCTCGCATTGCCAGCTTCGTTTTCTGATGTATTGATTGTCGTACAGAATTTACCGACGCATCAGCAAACCGACCTGGCAGACAAACTGACGGAGATCAGTAAATTTCCTGTAGCGATTGCCGAGGATGGTACAAAACTTAAAATCGGTCATGTGTATGTATGTCCTGTCGGTAAATTTGCCAAAATTGAAGGGGCTTCTCTGCGTTTGTTTTCTGCTGATCTTGGGCAATATAAGCACCCTATCGATGAGTTTTTCACCTCATTGGCAGAGGAGAAAAAGCGGTCAGCCGTAGGGATACTCATGGCCAGCCATAGTGAAGATGGCGCAAAAGGATTGCAGGCGGTAAAGCACCACGGCGGCCTCACGATTGGTGCGGCTATAGCTGAAAATGTAGCGGTGGAAACGGATTTGGAGATGGTGCAAAATGATGCCAATAGTGATGATGGTGCGCTTGATGTTGAGCAGATCATGACCTTTCTGGAAGTTCATCGAGGGCAGGGGATTGTTGATCGTTCGATCAGTTATTCTGAGAATTTGGAACTGCTTCATCTTCTTAAAATAATTATAGATGAAATCAGTATAGAGGGGGGAGTAACTATTGAGGAGTTATTGGGATGCCTAAAGGAGCGTAAGAAAAGCCTCTCTTACCGAGTGAACTCCAACTACAGAAAGTATGTAATGAGCCACCCCGATGAGGTGGGCTTTATTGGCCGCCTGATCAAGGAACGCGCCTGTGCCAAGCTGAATAAGATTAACAGTTATAATTTCTCAACACTGATCGATCATTGGTTCAGGAATTTTGAAGGGCACCAGATGAAAGTCTGGATTTTGGGCATTACAGATTCATGGGTGATTTTTCAGTTTGCCATTGCCATGTACAGGGCGAATCAACGTCGACGAATCCCGCTTAATTACAAGATCTTCATTTCAGATCATGATACAGATAAGTTATTTAAAGTTAATCTGAATAAGCTTTATAGTCAGGATGTTTTAGGGCTGAATATTTCAGATTTCAAGGACTATTTTGCCTTTGGAAGACATCGGTTAATCCTAAAGAAAGAGGTGGCCTCCACGCTATTTTTCAACACCAATCAGTTGGGAATTGATGCGCCTTTGAGCAATCTGGATGCCGTGGTATGTAACTTTAAGTTATCCAAAATGCCTGCGGTTCAATATCAGTTTGCCGTAAAATCGCTGGAATTTGCCCTAAAAAAGGGGGCTTATTTTTATATGAGCGTAGAAGATAAAAGCTTTTTAGCTCAGCCTTTGGGTGGCTTTAAAACTTTGCGTAAAATCTTTAAGCGGCTTGAACTCTATAGGGTGGAAGGGGTGAACCATAACCCGACAGGAGAGCCTGTTGATAAAGACAAATTACTGGACAGATATATAGAAACGCTGAATATTGATGCACATGAAAAGTTAAATCATTGGTTTCAGGAAGAGTTTCCAAAAGTTATAAATGTAGGTATAAGTTATTTTTCATCTTCTTTTGAATTAATTAAGTTTAATAACTCTTTTCAGGAATATTTCCCGAATTTTAAATTTTTTCCTGGGAAGAAAATCAATCACTTTTTCCCTCCGAACTTACTTGAAATCCTCTTTTTGCAGTTGGAGGCATTGAGCGAAGAGGAGGACCAGAAATTTATTACTCACGCCATGATTAACCATCAGGCGACGGACATCTACCTGAAAGCATTTTTTAATGATGGTAAACTATTGAGTTTTATCATTTGTATTATGCCAACCACATTAAGTAAAAACAGTGTGGCAGCAATGGACCTCAATAAGCATGGAGATTACATGCATCAAGTATTGAGGGATGAGTTGTTTGAAACCCAGTTGAGTGCTGACATTATCCGAAAGGAGGCACAAAAGGCTTCCACGGAATTACATGAGGTCAACGAAAAATTATTACTGTCCAATGAGGAGTTTCAGACCGCCAATGAAGAATTACAAAGCCTGAATGCGGAACTGATGACCGTGAATTCTGAATTCCATGATCAGAATCTGGAGCTTCGGCAGCTGAATTCCGATATGATGAGCCTGATGCGGAACAGTAATATCGGGACGGTTTTTCTGGATGGGGAACTGGAGATCAAGCGTTACTCACCACTGATGGAGCAGTTTTTCGGGATTCAGAAATCGGATTTGGGCAGGTGTTACGAGGATTTGGCCGCTTTGCATAAAGCTTTGGGATTGCGATCCTTCTTGTATGGCATTATTTCGTCGAGGGAGGTTTATGAAGACGAAATTCAGTTAGAAAACAAAAAATGGTACCTACGTAAGGTTTGCCCAAGTATTAACGAATATAGTGTAGCGGAAGGAGTTGTTGTTACTTTTATTGATATAGATGAACTTAAAAAGGAGCAAAATAAGGTGCAGGCAAAGGAGAAAAAGCTGTCCTCTTTGATCTCTGCGACCTCTACCTGTTTCACGACGGTAGATTTGCACGGACGCATTTCTTTTTGCAATAAAAATATCTGGAATAATAATCAGCGGCATTTAATGGGCCTGAACTTTTTAGAAGTGGTAGAGGATTTACAGATTGTAGATTTGCCTTTTCTTTTCAAAAAAGTCAATTTGACAGGCCAAAACTTCACCTTTGATCATCATTTTGATCATCGTCTATATGGGGTGAAGCATTATACCAATGTGATTTCTCCTGTCATTGTAGGAGGTCATATCCAGGAATATTATATTATCAGTACTGATATTACGGAAATTATAGAAGCCAAAACACAGCTGGAAAGTTCGAATGCAGATCTGGAAAGATTTGCTTATATCGCCTCGCATGATTTGCAAGAACCTTTGCGTACCATTATTAATTTTGCAAAATTAATAGAAAAAAATGAAGATATAGCTGATAATGCCGAACTTAAGCAATACCTTTCCTTTATTGATCAGGCTTCTGCCCGAATGAGCGATCAGGTGCAGGGATTGTTGGAACATTCCCGAATTGGGCGTAAACGCGCTTATGAAGAAGTGGATTTGGTGGAAATGATTCAGGAGGCTGAATCGGACCTTTCTTTGACGATTGCTGAAACTCAGGCAAGGATTATTTACCCCGAATCCTCAGTTATTATTTGGGGGAGCGGGATTGAGGTAAAGTTACTTTTTCAGAACTTATTGAATAACGCCATCAAGTTCAGAAAAACAGATGTTTACCCTCGAATACAAATTGAAGTGAAGAATTATGCCTCCTATGTTGAAGTGTTTGTAAAGGATAACGGCATTGGAATAGCAGAAAAATATCACGAAAAAATCTTTATGATTTTTCAGCGCTTACACAATCGAGCAGACTATGAGGGGACAGGCATTGGTTTGGCTTATTGTAAGAAAATTGTTGAATCGCATGGAGGAAAAATAAGCGTAGTGTCAGATGGTGAAACGGGAAGTACCTTTATTTTCACCTTACCTAAATATATAAATAATGCATGA